One Coprobacter fastidiosus genomic window, CGATATTAATACCCCGATATACGAGCTTTCCCGGAATAGCTTTGAGACCGCCTTCCGGCATACGTTCATATCCTACGACATCTCCGATTTTTGTCAATCCGACAAGTACACCTGAATGATCCTCATTGCGTAAACCCCTTTTTACATTATGTTTTACAAACAGTTCGTTATCTATATGGCTTGTACTCTTGATAGAATCAGAGAGTTTGTATATCATATATTCATCTTTCATATCTTTATAATCTTTACTCTCTTGTTGTTACAAATTTCGGATAATTTCATCTCTGAATTCGGTTGTTGTCAGAGTTTTAGAATCGTCCATAAACCGGGCTAAATCTATGGTTGCTTTATGTGACTGGAATGTCTTTTCTAAAGCGTTGACGATATTTGCTGCGGCCTCTTGCCAGCCTAAATATTCGAGCATCATTACTCCTGATAGTAGGAGTGAAGACGGATTGACTCTGTTTTTACCGGCGATATTAGGAGCTGTACCGTGTGTAGCTTCGAATATGGCATGTCCTGTAATGTAATTTATATTTGCACCCGGTGCAATTCCGATGCCTCCCACCATGGCGGCTAACTGGTCAGAAATATAATCTCCGTTTAAGTTTAAGGTCGCAATGACCGAATATTCTTCCGGAATTAGGAGAGTGTTTTGAAGAAAAGCATCAGCAATAACATCTTTAATAATAATTTTTCCTTCTTTTATTGCTTTTTTCAGGGCATTTTCAGCAGCCGGTTCTCCATCTGATTTTTTTAGCCGTTCATACTGCATCATAGTGAATACTTGATTACCGAATTCTCTTTCGGCCATTGCATATCCCCATAATTTGAATCCGCCTTCGGTGAACTTCATGATATTGCCTTTGTGTACAAGAGTCACAGACGGGAGTTTGTGTTCAATAGCATATTGAATAGCAGATCGTATAAGTCGTTCGCTTCCTTCAATAGAAACAGGCTTCACTCCGAAAGAAGAGGTTTGGGGAAATCTTATTTTACTCACTTTCATTTCATTTTGCAGAAAATGAAGAAATTTTTCAGCTTCGGGACTTCCTTGCTGCCATTCTATTCCGGCGTATATGTCTTCCGTATTTTCCCGGAAGATATGCATATTGACTTTATGGGGTTCTTTTATCGGAGAAACGACGCCTTTGAACCAGCGTACCGGACGTAGGCATACATATAGATCCAGTTCTTGCCGTAAAGCAACGTTTAGCGATCGAATACCCCCGCCTACGGGTGTGGTTAACGGGCCTTTGATTCCGATCAGGTATTCTCGAAATGTTCTCATGGTCTCTTCCGGAAGCCATGAGCCTGTTTGTTTAAAGGCTTTTTCTCCGGCAAGAACTTCGAGCCATTCGATTTTTCTTTCTCCTGCATAACATTTTTTTACAGCGGTATCGATAATAGATTGTGTAACAGGCGATATTTCCGCTCCGACACCATCGCCGGCTATGTATGGAATAGTTATATTATTGGGGACTACCAATTTCCCGTTTTCTATTTTTAGTTTTGCCATGATCACTATTTTTTATTTGCTAGATAGTTTAATGCGCTTCCTGCTTTAAACCATTCGATTTGTAAATTATTATATGTGTGAGAAGCTTCAAAACTTTCAAGACTTCCATCCGGATGAATAATTTCTATTGTCAGATTTTTATCTGGAGCAAAAGATTCCAGCCCTTTGACTGATAAAATATCTTTTTCCTTAATTTTATTGTAGTCATCCTTATTGACAAATGTCAGAGCCAGCATGCCTTGCTTTTTTAAATTGGTTTCATGAATACGTGCAAAAGATTTGCATAAAACCGCTTTTACGCCAAGAAAACGAGGCTCGAGGGCTGCATGTTCCCGAGATGATCCTTCCCCATAATTTTCTTCAGCTACGACTATTGATGATATTCCGTGCATTTTATAACTTTTCGCGGTCCCGGAAACGGTGTCGTACTCATTTGTCAGTTGGTTGAAAACTTCGTTTGTCTTGCCATTAAAAGCATTTACTGCACCCATTAGTAAATTGTCCGATATGTTTTCGAGATGTCCCCTGAAACGTAACCAAGGTCCTGCCATTGATATATGATCTGTCGTACATTTCCCGCTTGTTTTTATCAGTAAAGGCATTCTTTCGAAATTCAACGGATTAAACGGTGCGAAAGGTGACAGTTTTTGTAATCGTTTAGAGTTCGGATCAATGATAATATCAGAAGAAGATAGGCCTTTGTCCGGAGCTATGTAGCCGGGATCTTTGACATCAAAACCTTTAACAGGAAGTTCTTCTCCTTCTGGCATATCCAATTTTACAGACTCCCCGTTTTCATTGATTAAGGTATCTGTCAAGGGATTAAAGCACAGATTCCCGGCGATTGTCAAAGCTGTGACGATTTCGGGAGAAGCGACAAATGCATGTGTATTCGGATTGCCGTCTGCACGTTTTGCAAAATTTCGGTTAAAAGATGTCACAATCGAATTTGCCCTTTGATTATCATCTGTATGACGTTTCCATTGTCCTATGCAAGGACCGCAAGCATTTGTCATGACAATACCTCCGATCGATTCGAAATCGGAGATCAATCCGTCTCGTTCTGCTGTATAACGAACTTGTTCTGATCCGGGATTAATTCTGAATTCGGCCTTTGCTTTTAGATGTTTTTTTGATGCTTGTCGGGCTACAGATGCCGCACGGCTTAAATCTTGATATGATGAGTTTGTACAAGACCCGATCAGACCTACTTCCATAGTTTGCGGATATCCGTTTTCTTTAACGATTCGGCCGAATTCCGAAATAGGATGTGCCGCATCCGGAGTAAAAGGTCCGTTGATATACGGCTCGAGTTCGGAAAGATTGATTTCTATGATCCGATCATAATATTTTTCGGGATTGTCGATTACCTCTTTGTCCGCTTCTAAATAATCTGAAAGTTTGTTTGCCATTTCGGCAATTTGTTCGCGTCCGGTAGCTTTAAGATACCTTGCCATGCTCTCATCGTATGCAAATAGGGATGTTGTCGCTCCTACTTCAGCACCCATGTTGCAAATAGTCGCTTTCCCTGTTGCCGACAGATTTTTAGCCCCTTCACCGAAATATTCTATAATGGCATTTGTTCCGCCTTTTACAGTGAGTATTCCGGCTAATTTTAAAATGACATCTTTGGGAGAAGCCCAACCGTTCAGTTCACCGGTTAATTTGACTCCTATTATCTTGGGCATTTTCAATTCCCATGGAATACCGGTCATGACATCTACCGCATCTGCTCCTCCTACACCGATTGCTATCATACCTAACCCACCGGCATTGGGAGTATGAGAATCTGTCCCTACCATCATACCTCCCGGGAATGCATAATTTTCTAAAACGACCTGATGTATGATTCCAGCTCCCGGTTTCCAGAAACCGATCCCGTATTTGTTTGAGACATCTTTTAAGAAGTCATATACCTCTTGATTGGAAACAAGAGCTTTTTTTATGTCGTTACTTGCATCTATATCCGCTTGTATAAGATGGTCGCAATGTACGGAAGAAGGTACGGCTACTTTGTCTTTCCCTGCAATCATAAATTGTAATAAAGCCATTTGTGCCGTAGCATCTTGCATCGCAACTCTGTCCGGAGAAAAATTGACATAGTCGATTCCTCGTATAAACGGTTTATGGGGATACTCATTATTATACAAATGCGCATATAAGATCTTTTCTGTAAGAGTCATCGGACGACCTAATAATTGACGGCTTTTTTCAACCTTTTCTGCATACGAAGCATATACTTCCTGTATTAATTCTATATCAAATTGCATATTTAAAAATGTTTTGTGCAAATATATATCATTTTGTTTATTCTATATCTGTTTTTATATTATTATTTTTGATTTTATTATTTGTATAGAGAAAAATGAATTCTATTATGTATATTTATGTGTTATTTATGCGTTTTTTGATAAAAGTAATTACGATATAATATAATAATCATTTTGATATCTCTATATACGTTATTTGTATATATTGACGGGGATTTGTCCAATTTTTTTTTGTGGTATAGATTGTTTTGGTGTCAGATTAAAATATATTCAAGTAATTATTATATATTTTGTAAATATATTCAAGTAATTATTATATATTTTGTAAATATATT contains:
- the icd gene encoding NADP-dependent isocitrate dehydrogenase; translated protein: MAKLKIENGKLVVPNNITIPYIAGDGVGAEISPVTQSIIDTAVKKCYAGERKIEWLEVLAGEKAFKQTGSWLPEETMRTFREYLIGIKGPLTTPVGGGIRSLNVALRQELDLYVCLRPVRWFKGVVSPIKEPHKVNMHIFRENTEDIYAGIEWQQGSPEAEKFLHFLQNEMKVSKIRFPQTSSFGVKPVSIEGSERLIRSAIQYAIEHKLPSVTLVHKGNIMKFTEGGFKLWGYAMAEREFGNQVFTMMQYERLKKSDGEPAAENALKKAIKEGKIIIKDVIADAFLQNTLLIPEEYSVIATLNLNGDYISDQLAAMVGGIGIAPGANINYITGHAIFEATHGTAPNIAGKNRVNPSSLLLSGVMMLEYLGWQEAAANIVNALEKTFQSHKATIDLARFMDDSKTLTTTEFRDEIIRNL
- a CDS encoding aconitate hydratase codes for the protein MQFDIELIQEVYASYAEKVEKSRQLLGRPMTLTEKILYAHLYNNEYPHKPFIRGIDYVNFSPDRVAMQDATAQMALLQFMIAGKDKVAVPSSVHCDHLIQADIDASNDIKKALVSNQEVYDFLKDVSNKYGIGFWKPGAGIIHQVVLENYAFPGGMMVGTDSHTPNAGGLGMIAIGVGGADAVDVMTGIPWELKMPKIIGVKLTGELNGWASPKDVILKLAGILTVKGGTNAIIEYFGEGAKNLSATGKATICNMGAEVGATTSLFAYDESMARYLKATGREQIAEMANKLSDYLEADKEVIDNPEKYYDRIIEINLSELEPYINGPFTPDAAHPISEFGRIVKENGYPQTMEVGLIGSCTNSSYQDLSRAASVARQASKKHLKAKAEFRINPGSEQVRYTAERDGLISDFESIGGIVMTNACGPCIGQWKRHTDDNQRANSIVTSFNRNFAKRADGNPNTHAFVASPEIVTALTIAGNLCFNPLTDTLINENGESVKLDMPEGEELPVKGFDVKDPGYIAPDKGLSSSDIIIDPNSKRLQKLSPFAPFNPLNFERMPLLIKTSGKCTTDHISMAGPWLRFRGHLENISDNLLMGAVNAFNGKTNEVFNQLTNEYDTVSGTAKSYKMHGISSIVVAEENYGEGSSREHAALEPRFLGVKAVLCKSFARIHETNLKKQGMLALTFVNKDDYNKIKEKDILSVKGLESFAPDKNLTIEIIHPDGSLESFEASHTYNNLQIEWFKAGSALNYLANKK